The sequence GTCTGATAATAAACTGGTCCGTGGAGCTGAAATggttggggaccgctgcttTAGAGCACCGAAaacatccattttgaatggagcgtggtgcaaagttacaagaattgggaggtgcacaatgCCCCTTATAGTCGGGTGTGCTTTATGCATgataaaagttcaaaaatggaccattcgtTGACAGTGCGCTTTATAGTGCTGAAAATATGGTAGTTCAAAGAAACATTCGCAGATGTTGAGAGCGTCGCCTCTGCTTTACAGGCTGACTCAGCTGCGTATGGACCGGGGGAACGCTGAAACCCGAGTCAGAGAGCTGGAGGACCAGCTGGCTGAGATGCAGGAAGAACTGAGGAGAGACGGCGACAGCAAGACGGTACGTCAACCAAATCGTTGGCCACGAGCTGCGCAGGGTGGTGTAAGTGGATGAATCCAAGTCAGTGCTGTGCGTCCCCTCCATCTGCAGGACCTCATGTCCTGTCAGGCGCAGCTGATGGACGTTCACCAGctgaaacagaagctggaggagTCTTTACGGCAGAGGGAGAGGGAGCTGACGGCCCTGAAAGGCGCCCTGAAGGAGGAGGTGGCGACGCACGACAGGGAGATCGAAGTTCTGCGGGAGCAGTACAGGACCGACATGGAGAAGCTCCGCGGCAGCATGGAGCAGGTGTCTCAGGTGGGTGACGCGTAAGGTTTGACGTCTGAACGGTTTCTGAAGGTTGGCGAAACCGAGCTCGTGAGGAGGAACGCCGTCAGGCAAGCGTCGCGGATGGAAACACAATTGTAGTTTACATCCGTCTGAGTTCAGTTCAATTCCATCAGGACCAGATTTAATTCGTTTTAGATTTTGTCTTTAATCTTGATAATCGAATAAACTCACAAAAGCACTTTTCAGAGATTATTCTGTGTAGATTATTCTCCTGCATTCACCTTGTGAGTAACGTTGTTTTAATGAGTAGAAGGTCTCTAAACggcatttattttctgaaaataaagacCTAAGCGGGGCTTTGACTTTGCCACTGAACTTAGCAGACGACTGATTAATTGCCTCGAGTCTCATCGAGTCATCGACAGACAGAGCGAGTCAGACCCGTGTGCTCTGCTGCCACAGTTGGTTTCTTATAATGAGTCACCTGTGAAGGTCCTCGTAgtcttcatcatcatcgtcCATCAGGGCTTTAATGAACAGCCTGTTTGTTCCTTCGGAGCTTAAAGGAACTTCCAAATGTTCACAAGCAAAAAGACGTTTCTGTCACTGCTTTTAAAtgattgtaatttatttttatttgtgctaaTGTTTGATTCTGTTCTTTAAATCGAGCAATACTACGTACAATgatgtgcaaaagtcttgaattATCccttttcaaccttttttatattcactttCCAATGagactttgtatttttgaagtGGTCTAAGTCAATATATCTTCAGGctttctgggggaaaaaatcaaaGTCATTTCCAGCccagaatgtaatcattttgGAACAAACAATTTGACAGATAACCTGTTTTTCAAATGAAcctttggacattttgttaccAACAGTCTGAGAcaaagacacagtttgtttctctttttagcagaacatattaaaaaatgcCAAAGATGGCTCAGCTTGATACATGAAATAGTGTCAGCGATCAACTGAAAGTTGATTTCAGGTCCTGTTCCCTAAAGACGTGACTCTCAGACACGATTCATCTGCTGTAGACGGTTGTTTTTCTAGTCTTGATGCTTCtccatttgttttttcagcGCACACTGTTTATGCCGTCATGGTCAGGCAACAGGACTGTGCAGAAAAttagtatttaaaaaagagaaaagctggagaactactgatcaaaaccattttaaagtttaCCAGAAAGTTTCAAAGTATAAAGGAACATGGGACAGTACATATATGTACACTTCTACATATTCGTAGTaacttgtctttttaaattgacaTATTAGTCCTATAAAACAAGGTTTACTGACTTCATTAAATTGTATCGCTTCAAATCAGCTGCTTCAGTTTGACAGTGTTAAAAAGCGGTAAACTGTACTCAGGGACATGTTGGTAATAAAATGCAGCCTGGTCCAATGTTTCTCTGTCTCCCGCCACAGTCCCACGCAGGCATCGAGGCCGAGCGGCTGCGCGTGAACACGACGGTCCGctcgctgcagcagcagctggaggactGCAGGGACGAGAGCAGCCACTGGATGGAGCAGTTCCACGCCACCAGAGACGAGCTCCGCGCCGCGAAGCAAGGGTGAGCGGCTCCGGCGTCCGAAAAGTCACTTGGCTGGGTTTGCTTTTTTCCACTGTTCACCTTTTTTTCGTGGTTTCTCTCTGCACTCAATTtaacttcttctctttttttttttcccctctcttctCTCTGCCGGGTCACTGTTTGTCCTTCTCTCTGTCAGAGAGCCATCCAGCAGCCCTGAAACACAGTGAGGGTCACGGATTTTAACAGCCTTTCTGTTTTTAGATATGTGGAAGTTTTTAGATGTGACTAACTGCACTCGCTGTTTGTCTGTAGAGCCAAGACCATCCACACTCAGTCTCTCTGATTTACTGCTGTAAACTCCTCACAAAGAGTCGGTTCGGCTCAGCAGCTAAAATAGAAAACACTTCTTTTAGTACACGAGTCCTACGGGTTCTCATTTGAATGTGAACAGTGTTGCAACCAAGCCTAAACAAGGAAATAAGATCTCCATTCTTCATTGTTTCCATATAATGAGTCGGTAAAATCTGATTTATATGGAAGCTGACccattaaaacacaaaggaaTGGTGTGGATAGTctttatttgtgtctgtgtttagcCAAAAACCCGCTGTAGACTTTATTTCCTGTGAATTTATCCGACTTTGTGTTGTGTGAAGATTAAATAATCGCTTGCTCGTTGAATTAAATTCACGATTTTCCTCATAAAATCGAACTGCAGCTGATGAGATcatgaaatgaaatttaaaacGATACGTTTTATGAGTTGTTGAGATCGCGTGggaacattatttttgtttgtttcaggcttCTGCAAATCCGTCTGGAGAAAGAGGAGTCCGAGGacgagctgaaggagctgaaggagaaacTGAGCACAATGAAACAGCAGCCACTGGACCAGAGTCGCACAGAGACTCTCAACCAGGTGCGGTAAACCCCACGGCGGACGCCGCAGAGTCGCTGAAGCGCTGCCGAGcgatccttttttaaaaaacgctTTCTGAAACGAACTCTTTCAGGAGCTGCAGCGCTGCAGCGCCGATCTGCTGAAGGCCAAGGCTGACCTGGAGAAGCAGAGGGCGGAGTTCGACAGGAAGGTCATGGAGCTGATTGGCGTGAAAAAGTCTCACCAGAACCAGGAGGCCGAGCTGAAGTACGAAATCGACAGGCTGAAGGACCAGCTGCAGAGGGCCAAGGAGGACTGCGCCAAGGCACAGGAGAAAACCAAACGGGTCGGTTTAACCTCGTAAAAAGGGGATTCGTTTATCCACACGGGGGCGTTAATTTTTGCTTTCCTCCCGTCTTTCTCCTTCTCGTAGCTCCCCAGCCCAGCAGCCCTCTTGGAGCTGGAGCAGAAACTCTCCGAGGCGCAAAGCGAAGCCGGTCAACTCAAGGAGAAGCTCTCTGCCGCCGAAGAGGAGCTGCAAACGACCAGAACACGTCTCGGCAAAGCTCAGACGGAGGCCAGCTCGCTCCAAGAGGCTCAGCGGGAGCAGGAGGCGGCCAGCGCTCGTCTCAAAGAGAAGCTCTCCAGATTGGAGGTGGAAAAATCCAACGCGGTGCACCTCTTAAGTGTTTGATGCCCTGAAAGGAGTAGATGCTCACACGTTTCCTTCCTTTACTCAGACTCAGCTGCAGAGCAACGCCACGGAGAGCTCGGAGGCGGAGCTCGCCCTCCACTCCGAGGTAAGAGGCCTGAGGTCTGAGCTGGACGAGGTGAAGAGACGAGCTTCCAGGCTGACCCAGGAGCACAGCGAAGTCGGCCTGCGGCTGGAAGCTGCAGAGAGGGAAAAGGAGGCGCTCAAACACACCATCAGCCAGCTGGAGGAGACCAAACGGCAGCAGGAGAGAGCTCTGGAGAAACTCAACAAAGAAGTACGGCTGGCAAAGCTTCGCATTTCAGAGATTACTTCACCCGGTTTGTTTTACTGCTCGTTAAATATTCTTTCTCCCCCTGTGTCGCCCTGCTAGCACGAAGCTTTGAACACATCCCTGAAAGAAGAGACTCAGGTCCTCAGGgcccagctggaggagcagaaggagcGAACGCGCAAGGAAGTGCAGGAGGCGCAGCGCCACGGAAACGACACGAAATCTGAGCTGGAGAGGAGCCATTTAAATCTGAGGAGGCTGGAGGAAGAAGTGCGTGGCCGCGCTTAAGTGTTATCGTTTGCTCGTTCTGCCCCGTCGTTTTCAAAGTGCTCAAAGCCGCCTCTGACGGTCGTTTGTTCACGCACCCAGATGTCGCGGCAGAAGAGGGAGCTCCAGCTCGCGTGCGAGGAGAGAGACAACCACCAGCTGGACAAGGAGCTCCTCACCAACAGGCTGCGTCACCTGGAGGGGGAGGTGGAGGCCGGCAAAAACGGCCTCGGCGAGAAAGCTCGGGAGATTCGCATCCTGGAGGTAAGACGCTCGTCTCGCCTCCTGCCTCCGGAGGACGAACCACTTGGGAGAGTAAATCGTGACTCTAGTTGAGCAGCTGTGTTGAacggtttggagacagagagacaggagacagaacaggtgaagatgttgaggttctccttgggagggacgaggacggacgggatcaggaatgaggtcatcagagggacagcacaggttgataaagttagagaggccagactgagacagtttggacatgtgcagaggagggacagaaggatgttggAGACAAAGAGAAGACATATGGatacagttagagaggacatggagggagctGGAGTGAGAACAGAGGActcagaggacagagttagatggaggaggaggactcgctgtggttCATgttgtccgtctgtctgtcaggACAAGCTGAAGCGTATGGAgttggagctggaggaggagaaaagcacCGGGGAGATGCTGACGGAGCGAGTGGCCAGGAGCAGAGACCAGATCGACCAGCTGCGCTCCGAGCTCATGCAGGAGAGATCCTCCAAACAGGACCTGGAGCTGGATAAAAACGCCATGGAGAGACAGGTGCGTTCACCTCcgccacattttttttttttcccctgttttcTAACATCGAGTCAGGCCAGAATGGGGTTTATTCTGGAATCCTGAGCATCCATTGACGTGAACGACGGGTGTCGTTTTATGTGTccctgcagctgaaggagatGAGGAATCGTGTCGCTGAGGTTGAGGGCCATTCTCGATCGTCAGCAGGAGTCTCCCAGCTGGAAAATAAGATCCAGGAGCTGGAGGACCGACTGCGAACCGAAGAAAGGTTCAGTACAACGTGACCGGAAAACATCTCAGCTCACCACTTTGTTTGAGCTCTGATTTAAcccattaaattaaaaaattaaaatgtaagaaGCTGCTcaggttttgtttcactttttgtgtTTCGCCCTTTGAAGAGAGAAGAACTCTGTGTTGGCGTCACAACGTCGCTTGGAGAGGAAACTGAAAGAACTGAACATGACGCTGGATGAGGAGAGACAAATGCACACCGACCAGAGAGACCAGGTATAAAAtggacatgtttaaaaaaaaaaaaacacacacaatcttTGAGACATTTCCATCAGACATGGTCAGAAACGTCCGCGTTGCATTTGCAGCTGACTCTGAAGGTGAAGGCTCTGAAGAGGCAGGTGGACGAGAGCGAAACGGACCTGGAACGGATCGAAGCGCTCCGGAGGAAAGCCCAGAGAGACatggaggagcaggtggagctcCGAGAAGCCCTGCAGTCCAGGGTCACCGCTCTGGAGACCGAGCTCAAGTGAGTGTTCCTCTTCGGCAGATTTTGGGGAACGATTACGAATTATGAATCTGCTTATGAGTGACGCAACGAGGGAACATCTGGAAGCCGCTGATGCAGTtggtgcattttttaattttttttttacagtgcgtAAAACATACCACCAGTAATCTGCGTGACAGTTTTATTGAAGAAAATCAGACATTGCTCACGCGCCGCAGGCAGAGTTAGCTCACCAATTGTGAACGATCACATGTTGTTCCTTTAAACGACCAGCAGAGGGAGCCCTGCGACTGCCCCGCTCTCTGACCGCAGAGAAGCCTGTGATCGGAGTGAACCTGAGCTCAGAATACAAccacactgttttgttttgttttctcacaggAGGAAGACCCAGGCGGCGATCCGGCCGGTGTTGGATTCGTCAGCCCTCAGCTCAGACGACGACGACGACAGCCTGTACGACCCCTCCACCATCGCCTCCATCCTCACCGAGAGCAACCTGCAGACCAGCTCCTGTTAGCGGCGGGGGCAGGACGAGAGTAGGAAATCACAACACTGcctcccaaaaaaacaaaacaaaacaaaaaacgagaACAATGTATTCAAACTGGGGGAAAAGCCAGATGCTATGCACTGCACACAATGAGAGAAGGCCACAGGGACCTGGGCTCTAAATGACACAttgtagagttttttttttttgtttgtttgtttttttgttgtttttttttttccccacaccaGAATGAAtgtaaggaaacaaaacatcctcCGCATTTAAAGGAATTTCCTTCAGTCCCTTTCCATTTTCTGCTCCTGCACCTACACGATGTAAGGTACTATTCAAGGTACTCCAGCAGCTACACCGGTACTTGAAATGCAATGAAATAAATGCAGCTGACGACAGTAAAATCATAGCTGTGCTTTAGCTCTTCCTGCGTTTCGAGTCCAAACTCGGCGTCGGAGCATTTCAGCCTCGAGCCTCTCTCTGCCTTTTCAAAGCACGCCGCACTTTGAACCCACTCGGCTCTGCAGGTTACGTTTTTTCCGTTTTGCCTTATCTGCCACAGATAATATCCCCCCTCAACTCCCGActggcctgttttttttttattatggcGGCGCTGTAAAAGCCTGCCATAAAACAGAAATGGGTCCTATATTTAAGAGATGCGCTGCGGCAAGAAAATCGCCGTGAACTCCTTCGAAATTTTCTGGGGAAAGAGagaggtttttcttttagccgctcaaaaacaaaattgacgCTGACGGATAAGAACATGAAAGAGTGTGGTGGAAGACGGAACCACCAAGTCGAGCACCGACGTCACCAAGTGATGCTTTGACtgaatcttcattttaaaaacttgtcatTTCCTTGTTTTAAGTGTCACTGCTTTCAAACCTGGGCCGAACGCTGACACCCGACGCACTGACGGTCAGAGTACTGCAAATAAATCCTTCCTCCCAGCTTCTCCTCAGCCAGATCCAAAAATCCTACTTGATAAATTCCTCTCGTTTTGACCAATAAACATACGGCTTGTGTATATTTTTTCGTAGCGGTCTGTTAAAGAGTTTACGCCACCGTCCGGCCTTAATCCTCACCTAACGCAGAATTCATGGCAGCGAAGAATAAAGACACAAATGGTGCTTTTTCAAACTGTTGTTAAATCCCGTAAATGTGTTGGAAATCGTCTCATTTTGACGCGCCTGAACCCGAGCTGCAGAACAAACCGCCGCCTGCTCTCCTGTCAACATATCAATGAATAATATCGATAATAAACGCCGTTTTCCTGCTTGgcaatagaaaaataaaagccaaaaccaTCACCTGTCGGCTACTAAACTTCTTAACTTTTGTAGAAGCTGCCTAATTTCTTCacctttttaaaactatatgttgaaaaatgattcGTAGCTGAGttgtttgagatttttattttgttttcttttcttcttttttgtcaaagtttatttaaaatttatagatatttttgttgttgatttttgtttagtttggacAATAATcagttaataattaaaatgtctCTGCGGCGTAAACGTCCTCGTCTTTTCAGTCAAACTGGAAACGGGTAACGAATGTCGTTTGTTAGATATAATTTCAGCACGAACAGATTCTGATTCATgttcaaatgaaaatgtaaactgGAAACATTTCCCGCTGtcttcaggaaaacaaaacatgtttgttgttttttttttctattgtgtAATAATTTAGccacaataaatattttaagttaAATCGATTCGTATTCTTGGATCGTATTATTCTTATtgaactggtttgtttttttttctctgccagctgcAGCGTAACTTCACTGAAATGAATCTTCCCgtttctgacagtttctcaGGAATCTCAGCTTCCTTCCTCGGAAGAGATCAGTTTCTGGAGAACGAGGAGAAGAAATCCTGCGAGTCCGGTTGCTTCTCGTGACTCCTTCGGACGGCGCAAGTTCTGCGTTTATTTATTGCTTGTTTAGCATCTAAAGgaaaagagctaaaaaaaactttcctttttgtccCGTTCTGTGTAGAATCAATAGAGCCAGACCAGgatttaaagatggctgccgccTCTGTCGTGGTCCAggacaaacagttttttattttgactgcaGGCTCTTATTTTGGAAGTGTTGTTTTTGTCGTTTTTAAGCGCGGGTTGCCAGTCGAGCCATTTGTGACACCTGCGTGACCCCGGGGGACGTCACCGCCACCGACACCCTAAACCCGGCGGTTTACGAGTCCGTCCGCTCCGTTTGACACGCTGATATCGCATTTTCCCCTTTTCGCCTCAAAGCTTTGATGTAAAACAATGCATCTGTGTTTTTAGTGctgctgcagcaacaacaaaacaaaaaaaaaaggagattgtCCCGAACTTTATTCTTCTTCTAATTTAACGTTTTGTCAAGTAAGGCTAAAGCTTTACACAAATTCTGT is a genomic window of Kryptolebias marmoratus isolate JLee-2015 linkage group LG16, ASM164957v2, whole genome shotgun sequence containing:
- the LOC108241139 gene encoding cingulin isoform X1, with the translated sequence MSTQSSGQKNPLDYGVQIRFISDLDDRGGGQPLAQPKVKPQTSSKYGVAVRVQGIAGQPYVVLKNGQKGDSYGVQLKTDYTSGFSSLPRRREKAEPGTEVADGSGAQEGVLRRAQSHGSLLDRDGGGSNEDFQLPRPPGDGKSGSYGNLDGGAGVRRDREDTWGGSGRERSAESKMWGGSYQAGLNRSLGSLRDNQTYADAPPQADELRSNQRPTSVNRLINRFDGATPGGPQRGLSPTPQHPRATSPHIAPKPYAPAPSAAHSSSRRNPTPADGPERSANQWTSKEPPQVDLVDPQVTPDLLLDQVQSAETSTEEEVMKAVYNILRQGSSESDVVIRHKVKTVFQKFQSITQPKESPREEWIREKRELQTKVAQLQTALQEERRESAGSSDPALKAELESCLDENLQLQETLDRNKRELNETQSELTQLRMDRGNAETRVRELEDQLAEMQEELRRDGDSKTDLMSCQAQLMDVHQLKQKLEESLRQRERELTALKGALKEEVATHDREIEVLREQYRTDMEKLRGSMEQVSQSHAGIEAERLRVNTTVRSLQQQLEDCRDESSHWMEQFHATRDELRAAKQGLLQIRLEKEESEDELKELKEKLSTMKQQPLDQSRTETLNQELQRCSADLLKAKADLEKQRAEFDRKVMELIGVKKSHQNQEAELKYEIDRLKDQLQRAKEDCAKAQEKTKRLPSPAALLELEQKLSEAQSEAGQLKEKLSAAEEELQTTRTRLGKAQTEASSLQEAQREQEAASARLKEKLSRLETQLQSNATESSEAELALHSEVRGLRSELDEVKRRASRLTQEHSEVGLRLEAAEREKEALKHTISQLEETKRQQERALEKLNKEHEALNTSLKEETQVLRAQLEEQKERTRKEVQEAQRHGNDTKSELERSHLNLRRLEEEMSRQKRELQLACEERDNHQLDKELLTNRLRHLEGEVEAGKNGLGEKAREIRILEDKLKRMELELEEEKSTGEMLTERVARSRDQIDQLRSELMQERSSKQDLELDKNAMERQLKEMRNRVAEVEGHSRSSAGVSQLENKIQELEDRLRTEEREKNSVLASQRRLERKLKELNMTLDEERQMHTDQRDQLTLKVKALKRQVDESETDLERIEALRRKAQRDMEEQVELREALQSRVTALETELKRKTQAAIRPVLDSSALSSDDDDDSLYDPSTIASILTESNLQTSSC
- the LOC108241139 gene encoding cingulin isoform X2, whose amino-acid sequence is MSTQSSGQKNPLDYGVQIRFISDLDDRGGGQPLAQPKVKPQTSSKYGVAVRVQGIAGQPYVVLKNGQKGDSYGVQLKTDYTSGFSSLPRRREKAEPGTEVADGSGAQEGVLRRAQSHGSLLDRDGGGSNEDFQLPRPPGDGKSGSYGNLDGGAGVRRDREDTWGGSGRERSAESKMWGGSYQAGLNRSLGSLRDNQTYADAPPQADELRSNQRPTSVNRLINRFDGATPGGPQRGLSPTPQHPRATSPHIAPKPYAPAPSAAHSSSRRNPTPADGPERSANQWTSKEPPQVDLVDPQVTPDLLLDQVQSAETSTEEEVMKAVYNILRQGSSESDVVIRHKVKTVFQKFQSITPKESPREEWIREKRELQTKVAQLQTALQEERRESAGSSDPALKAELESCLDENLQLQETLDRNKRELNETQSELTQLRMDRGNAETRVRELEDQLAEMQEELRRDGDSKTDLMSCQAQLMDVHQLKQKLEESLRQRERELTALKGALKEEVATHDREIEVLREQYRTDMEKLRGSMEQVSQSHAGIEAERLRVNTTVRSLQQQLEDCRDESSHWMEQFHATRDELRAAKQGLLQIRLEKEESEDELKELKEKLSTMKQQPLDQSRTETLNQELQRCSADLLKAKADLEKQRAEFDRKVMELIGVKKSHQNQEAELKYEIDRLKDQLQRAKEDCAKAQEKTKRLPSPAALLELEQKLSEAQSEAGQLKEKLSAAEEELQTTRTRLGKAQTEASSLQEAQREQEAASARLKEKLSRLETQLQSNATESSEAELALHSEVRGLRSELDEVKRRASRLTQEHSEVGLRLEAAEREKEALKHTISQLEETKRQQERALEKLNKEHEALNTSLKEETQVLRAQLEEQKERTRKEVQEAQRHGNDTKSELERSHLNLRRLEEEMSRQKRELQLACEERDNHQLDKELLTNRLRHLEGEVEAGKNGLGEKAREIRILEDKLKRMELELEEEKSTGEMLTERVARSRDQIDQLRSELMQERSSKQDLELDKNAMERQLKEMRNRVAEVEGHSRSSAGVSQLENKIQELEDRLRTEEREKNSVLASQRRLERKLKELNMTLDEERQMHTDQRDQLTLKVKALKRQVDESETDLERIEALRRKAQRDMEEQVELREALQSRVTALETELKRKTQAAIRPVLDSSALSSDDDDDSLYDPSTIASILTESNLQTSSC
- the LOC108241139 gene encoding cingulin isoform X3 — its product is MSTQSSGQKNPLDYGVQIRFISDLDDRGGGQPLAQPKVKPQTSSKYGVAVRVQGIAGQPYVVLKNGQKGDSYGVQLKTDYTSGFSSLPRRREKAEPGTEVADGSGAQEGVLRRAQSHGSLLDRDGGGSNEDFQLPRPPGDGKSGSYGNLDGGAGVRRDREDTWGGSGRERSAESKMWGGSYQAGLNRSLGSLRDNQTYADAPPQADELRSNQRPTSVNRLINRFDGATPGGPQRGLSPTPQHPRATSPHIAPKPYAPAPSAAHSSSRRNPTPADGPERSANQWTSKEPPQVDLVDPQVQSAETSTEEEVMKAVYNILRQGSSESDVVIRHKVKTVFQKFQSITQPKESPREEWIREKRELQTKVAQLQTALQEERRESAGSSDPALKAELESCLDENLQLQETLDRNKRELNETQSELTQLRMDRGNAETRVRELEDQLAEMQEELRRDGDSKTDLMSCQAQLMDVHQLKQKLEESLRQRERELTALKGALKEEVATHDREIEVLREQYRTDMEKLRGSMEQVSQSHAGIEAERLRVNTTVRSLQQQLEDCRDESSHWMEQFHATRDELRAAKQGLLQIRLEKEESEDELKELKEKLSTMKQQPLDQSRTETLNQELQRCSADLLKAKADLEKQRAEFDRKVMELIGVKKSHQNQEAELKYEIDRLKDQLQRAKEDCAKAQEKTKRLPSPAALLELEQKLSEAQSEAGQLKEKLSAAEEELQTTRTRLGKAQTEASSLQEAQREQEAASARLKEKLSRLETQLQSNATESSEAELALHSEVRGLRSELDEVKRRASRLTQEHSEVGLRLEAAEREKEALKHTISQLEETKRQQERALEKLNKEHEALNTSLKEETQVLRAQLEEQKERTRKEVQEAQRHGNDTKSELERSHLNLRRLEEEMSRQKRELQLACEERDNHQLDKELLTNRLRHLEGEVEAGKNGLGEKAREIRILEDKLKRMELELEEEKSTGEMLTERVARSRDQIDQLRSELMQERSSKQDLELDKNAMERQLKEMRNRVAEVEGHSRSSAGVSQLENKIQELEDRLRTEEREKNSVLASQRRLERKLKELNMTLDEERQMHTDQRDQLTLKVKALKRQVDESETDLERIEALRRKAQRDMEEQVELREALQSRVTALETELKRKTQAAIRPVLDSSALSSDDDDDSLYDPSTIASILTESNLQTSSC